A single Molothrus aeneus isolate 106 chromosome 9, BPBGC_Maene_1.0, whole genome shotgun sequence DNA region contains:
- the PIF1 gene encoding ATP-dependent DNA helicase PIF1: MEAAELRCTAAVEQPLPGGLAPRRRLMRNATVLLGRNELRQPVLRVAGGSGAAAAVLSFVLAGDAVRLFTRFAGEGRAAVRVGPDGAQVLLSDCPPDALRRFLRLLRLKVAAGPRDAPRRPRLLERPPPSFSVISPVQERDLLGGPGRRQERGQRPAEVPRAERRLPARLSAEQEAVLGAVRSGKSIFFTGSAGTGKSFLLKRILGSLPPNITYATASTGVAACHIGGTTLHAFAGIGSGKAPLEQCIQLAERPGVRQHWLACQHLIIDEISMVDGKFFDKLEAVARAVRKRDEPFGGIQLIICGDFLQLPPVCKANEETKFCFQAKSWRKCIHINMELTEVRRQTDKTFVSILSAIRLGRCTEEVTRQLMQTAAHKSERDGILATRLCTHKDDVEITNERRLQQLPGEMHVFEALDSDPMLVKLIDAQCPVGGRVELKLGAQVMLAKNLDVSQGLVNGARGVVVGFESEQKGLPKVRFLCGVTQLIKMEKWVIKGPSGVHLSRQQLPLKLAWAISIHKSQGMSLDCVEISLARVFESGQAYVALSRARSLAGLRVLDFDPKAVRADPAVLHFYRHLRHHQLLAQDSLHTHSDADEKENWKCN; this comes from the exons ATGGAGGCAGCGGAGCTGCGCTGCACGGCGGCCGTGGAGCAGCCGCTGCCGGGGGGCctcgccccgcgccgccgcctgATGCGGAACGCGACCGTGCTGCTGGGCCGCAACGAGCTGCGGCAGCCCGTGCTGCGGGTggccggcggcagcggcgcggcggcggcggtgctGAGCTTCGTGCTGGCCGGTGACGCCGTGAGGCTCTTCACGCGGTtcgcgggcgaggggcgggcgGCGGTGCGGGTGGGACCGGACGGCgcccaggtgctgctgtccGACTGCCCCCCGGACGCGCTGCGCCGCTTCCTCCGCCTCCTGCGCCTCAAGGTGGCCGCCGGGCCGCGGGAcgcgccgcgccgcccccgcctgCTGGAGCGGCCGCCGCCGTCCTTCTCCGTCATCAGCCCGGTGCAGGAGCGGGACCTGCTGGGCGGCCCCGGCCGCCGCCAAGAGCGGGGGCAGCGCCCGGCTGAG GTGCCCCGCGCGGAGAGGCGGCTCCCGGCGAGGCTCTCGGCGGAGCAGGAGGCGGTGCTGGGCGCCGTGCGGAGCGGGAAGAGCATCTTCTTCACCGGCTCCGCAG GGACTGGGAAGTCGTTCCTGCTGAAGAGGATCTtgggctccctccctcccaacaTCACCTACGCTACAGCCAGCACGGGAGTGGCGGCTTGTCACATCGGTGGCACAACTCTCCACGCCTTTGCAG GGATCGGCTCTGGGAAGGCACCGCTGGAACAGTGCATTCAGCTGGCAGAGAGGCCGGGGGTGCGCCAGCACTGGCTGGCCTGCCAGCACTTAATTATTGATGAGATCTCAATGGTGGACGGCAAGTTCTTTGACAAGCTGGAAGCAGTGGCAAG GGCTGTCAGAAAACGGGATGAGCCTTTTGGAGGAATTCAGCTAATTATCTGTGGGGATTTCTTACAGCTACCCCCAGTCTGCAAGGCTAATGAAGAAACCAAGTTCTGCTTCCAG GCAAAAAGCTGGAGGAAATGCATCCACATAAACATGGAGCTGACTGAAGTGCGGAGACAGACTGACAAGACCTTTGTCTCAATCCTGAGTGCAATCCGTTTAGGCAG GTGCACAGAGGAGGTTACCAGACAGCTGATGCAGACAGCTGCTCACAAGTCTGAGCGTGATGGGATCCTGGCTACGAGGCTGTGCACCCATAAAGATGATGTAGAAATAACCAACGAGAGACGCTTGCAACAGCTTCCAG GAGAAATGCATGTGTTTGAGGCTTTGGACAGTGACCCAATGCTAGTGAAGTTAATTGATGCTCAGTGTCCTGTGGGTGGTAGAGTTGAGCTAAAGCTTGGAGCTCAG gTGATGTTAGCAAAGAACCTTGATGTGTCTCAAGGGCTGGTGAATGGGGCACGAGGTGTCGTTGTAGGGTTTGAAAGTGAACAGAAGG GGCTGCCTAAGGTGAGGTTTCTCTGTGGGGTCACACAGCTCataaaaatggagaaatgggTCATCAAAGGACCATCAGGAGTTCATCTGAGTCGTCAGCAATTACCTTTAAAATTGGCATGGGCCATTTCCATTCACAAGAGTCAG GGCATGTCTCTGGACTGTGTGGAGATCTCCCTGGCCAGAGTCTTTGAGAGTGGCCAGGCCTACGTAGCCCTGTCCCGAGCCCGAAGCCTGGCGGGGCTCCGTGTCCTGGATTTTGACCCCAAAGCAGTGAGAGCTgatcctgctgtgctgcacttCTACAGGCACCTGAGGCATCACCAGCTTCTAGCCCAG GATTCACTACACACCCATTCAGATGCTGATGAGAAGGAGAACTGGAAATGCAACTGA